In one window of Microbacterium natoriense DNA:
- a CDS encoding family 4 glycosyl hydrolase: MKLAIVGGGSTYTPELIDGFIRLQKELPIEELVLVDTDQTRLDLVGGMARRMFARGGHPGRLTTTSDLVAGVSDADAVLVQLRVGGQDAREQDESWPHDVDCIGQETTGPGGLAKALRTVPVVLRIADVVRAHAKPDAWIVDFTNPVGIVTRALLQAGHRAVGLCNVAIGFQRRFAAEAGVEADRVTLAHVGLNHLTWERGVFVDGVDTLPRALETRLGELADEVELAPALLAQLGVIPSYYLRYYYAHDEVLHDQKHAATRAQEVRAIEHELLAIYADAAVDTKPEILERRGGAFYSEAAIELLIAIRGGTDLPRVVNLRNDGVLPFLPDDHVIEVPARHVGGRFVAEPVAALPDDITGLISAVAGYERLALDAALHGGRDRVLRAMRAHPLVLQHERAEKLTDLLLTANSRFLEWA, translated from the coding sequence ATGAAACTCGCCATCGTCGGCGGTGGATCGACCTACACCCCGGAGCTGATCGACGGCTTCATCCGGCTTCAGAAGGAGCTTCCGATCGAAGAGCTCGTCCTCGTCGACACCGATCAGACGAGGCTCGATCTGGTCGGCGGCATGGCACGACGCATGTTCGCCCGTGGCGGCCACCCCGGTCGCCTGACGACGACGAGCGATCTCGTCGCCGGTGTCTCCGATGCGGATGCGGTGCTCGTCCAGCTGCGCGTCGGCGGTCAGGACGCCCGCGAGCAGGATGAGAGCTGGCCGCACGACGTCGACTGCATCGGCCAGGAGACGACGGGCCCCGGCGGGCTCGCGAAGGCGCTGCGCACGGTTCCGGTGGTGCTGCGCATCGCCGACGTCGTGCGAGCGCATGCCAAGCCGGACGCCTGGATCGTCGACTTCACGAATCCGGTCGGCATCGTCACCCGCGCGCTCCTCCAGGCAGGTCACCGTGCCGTCGGGCTGTGCAACGTCGCCATCGGGTTCCAGCGCCGGTTCGCGGCGGAGGCGGGTGTCGAGGCCGATCGCGTGACGCTCGCCCACGTGGGCCTGAACCACCTCACCTGGGAGCGTGGTGTCTTCGTCGACGGCGTCGACACGCTGCCCCGTGCTCTCGAGACGCGCCTCGGCGAACTCGCCGACGAGGTCGAGCTGGCTCCTGCGCTCCTGGCGCAGCTCGGCGTGATCCCCTCGTACTACCTGCGCTACTACTATGCGCACGACGAGGTGCTGCACGATCAGAAGCACGCGGCCACGCGGGCGCAGGAGGTGCGGGCGATCGAGCACGAGCTGCTTGCGATCTATGCGGATGCCGCCGTCGACACCAAGCCCGAGATCCTCGAGAGGCGCGGCGGTGCGTTCTACTCCGAAGCGGCGATCGAGCTTCTCATCGCGATCCGCGGAGGGACGGATCTGCCGCGCGTGGTGAACCTGCGCAACGACGGTGTGCTGCCCTTCCTGCCAGACGATCACGTGATCGAAGTACCCGCCCGACACGTCGGCGGCCGTTTCGTGGCCGAGCCGGTCGCGGCTCTGCCCGACGACATCACCGGGCTCATCAGCGCGGTCGCCGGGTACGAGCGCCTCGCCCTCGACGCCGCGCTCCACGGCGGGCGCGACCGGGTGCTGCGCGCCATGCGCGCCCATCCGCTCGTGCTGCAGCACGAGCGGGCCGAGAAGCTCACCGATCTGCTGCTCACGGCGAACTCCCGATTCCTGGAGTGGGCGTGA
- a CDS encoding N-acetylglucosamine kinase produces the protein MTCESDLILAVDGGGSKTDVVLLDTDGAVLAWERGHGSSPQLEGLDESVRIIDALVDLVLDGRDTRRLAHVGLYLSGLDLPDEIDAFRSAIEHLPWARGPHVAENDLHALLRAGTDAADAVAVICGTGMNAIGVRSDGAVVRFPALGPLSGDWGGGSELGDAVVWHSARAEDGRGPSTSLHAMLLDAVGAPSVSALIEDVHLGRRDDGFARLAPLIFDAALAGDAVARGVVQRQGDEVVSYVAACIARLGLQDQDVPVVFGGGVARGRDPLLLESIAIGLAERAPRANLEIVDAPPVLGAALLALGDGGADAAALARAAASLSTDERFSQRLTASVR, from the coding sequence GTGACCTGCGAATCCGATCTGATCCTCGCAGTCGACGGCGGCGGCTCCAAGACCGACGTCGTACTGCTTGACACCGACGGCGCCGTGCTCGCGTGGGAGCGCGGGCACGGTTCGAGCCCGCAACTCGAGGGACTCGACGAGTCGGTGCGCATCATCGACGCGCTCGTCGACCTCGTGCTCGACGGTCGCGACACTCGGCGCCTGGCGCATGTCGGGCTCTACCTCTCCGGCCTCGACCTGCCCGATGAGATCGACGCGTTCCGTAGTGCGATCGAGCATCTGCCCTGGGCTCGAGGGCCGCACGTCGCCGAGAACGACCTGCACGCCTTGCTCAGGGCGGGCACCGACGCGGCGGACGCGGTCGCCGTCATCTGCGGCACCGGCATGAACGCGATCGGCGTCCGCAGCGACGGCGCCGTCGTGCGGTTCCCCGCCCTCGGCCCGCTCTCCGGCGACTGGGGCGGAGGGAGCGAACTGGGCGACGCCGTCGTCTGGCATTCCGCACGGGCGGAAGACGGCCGAGGCCCGTCGACGAGTCTGCACGCGATGCTTCTCGACGCGGTCGGTGCTCCCAGCGTCAGCGCGCTCATCGAAGATGTGCACCTGGGACGGCGCGACGACGGTTTCGCGCGGCTCGCCCCGCTCATCTTCGACGCGGCGCTGGCAGGCGATGCGGTGGCACGCGGTGTCGTGCAGCGACAGGGCGACGAGGTCGTCTCGTACGTCGCGGCCTGCATCGCACGTCTGGGATTGCAGGACCAGGACGTGCCCGTCGTGTTCGGCGGCGGGGTCGCACGGGGCAGGGATCCGCTGCTGCTCGAGAGCATCGCAATCGGACTCGCAGAGCGGGCGCCGCGTGCGAACCTGGAGATCGTCGACGCTCCGCCCGTGCTCGGTGCTGCTCTGCTCGCACTCGGCGACGGGGGAGCGGATGCGGCCGCGCTCGCGCGCGCGGCGGCTTCTCTGAGCACGGATGAGCGGTTCTCTCAGCGGCTGACGGCATCCGTGCGCTGA
- a CDS encoding ABC transporter permease: MKFWIRRIVFYLVTLWAAISLNFLLPRILPGDPVAIMLGKLRRGGRQLSQETVDAVTALLGGDKGSSLWEQYLAYWGRMLHGDLGVSSTRYPTPVGELIGQALPWTVTLVGAATIISFVLGIIGGAWVGWFRGTWVDQFVPVTTFLQSVPYFWLALVLVAVFSVQLGMLPIIGAYDVFEYPSGPEWSLPFFGSVFVHALLPAATIVISSVGGWLLGMRNMMVQTMAEDYVLTAEAKGLRPSRIRSAYAARNASIPSLAGFGIALGFVVAGSIVTEQVFSYPGIGKLMIQAVQGLDYALMQGVFLVITLTVLAANFLIDLLYGFIDPRVRRNG; the protein is encoded by the coding sequence ATGAAGTTCTGGATCCGCCGCATCGTGTTCTATCTCGTGACGCTCTGGGCAGCCATCTCCCTCAACTTCCTCCTGCCCCGCATCCTGCCGGGTGACCCCGTCGCGATCATGTTGGGAAAGCTCCGCCGCGGCGGACGTCAGCTGTCGCAGGAGACGGTCGACGCCGTCACCGCACTGCTCGGAGGCGACAAGGGATCGAGTCTGTGGGAGCAGTACCTCGCCTACTGGGGTCGGATGCTGCACGGTGATCTCGGCGTCTCCTCGACCCGATACCCGACCCCGGTGGGCGAGCTCATCGGCCAGGCGCTGCCCTGGACGGTGACGCTCGTGGGAGCGGCCACCATCATCTCGTTCGTCCTCGGCATCATCGGCGGGGCGTGGGTGGGCTGGTTCCGCGGCACCTGGGTCGACCAGTTCGTGCCGGTCACCACCTTCCTGCAGTCCGTTCCGTACTTCTGGCTGGCGCTCGTTCTGGTGGCCGTGTTCTCGGTGCAGCTCGGGATGCTGCCGATCATCGGCGCCTACGACGTGTTCGAGTATCCGTCGGGGCCGGAATGGAGTCTGCCGTTCTTCGGAAGCGTGTTCGTGCACGCTCTGCTGCCCGCCGCAACGATCGTCATCTCTTCGGTCGGCGGCTGGCTCCTGGGGATGCGCAACATGATGGTGCAGACCATGGCCGAGGACTATGTGCTCACGGCCGAGGCGAAAGGGCTGAGGCCGTCCCGCATCCGCAGCGCCTATGCGGCACGCAACGCGTCGATTCCGAGCCTGGCAGGATTCGGAATCGCGCTGGGCTTCGTCGTGGCCGGTTCCATCGTCACCGAGCAGGTCTTCAGCTATCCGGGCATCGGCAAGCTGATGATCCAGGCGGTGCAGGGACTCGACTACGCCCTGATGCAGGGTGTGTTCCTGGTGATCACGCTCACGGTGCTGGCCGCCAACTTCCTCATCGACCTCCTGTACGGCTTCATCGACCCGAGAGTGCGACGCAATGGCTGA
- a CDS encoding ABC transporter substrate-binding protein has product MLDNRWRKTLPLVAGAAALALALGGCAPAGDSPSEDRPLRIWSGSMTPIANNFNPFAVDTATHMTYGAIYEPLFFFNQLSADDPVGLIGDSYEFNADGTVLTIKIKPDLKWSDDKDLTAEDVAFSLGYASNLDPDMVSADATDATTVVVTYKTPKFTSTSMILGSTWIIPEHIWADITDVLAETNPNPIGSGPYKLKAFTEAAYTLEANPLFREGEPDVKEVQDVGIDSNQSSEDLLKTGKLDWVGQFVANPDGITSNGHISTMNQQQDPTVITTCADVSLGCEGAQTDLAVRQALNVAIDRGAITDKAFAGLSGVASPSFALLPRDEKWLGDAELAESPQEADAAAAAEILEAAGYTKDDDGFYGKGGTPIELDLFSPDGWTDYNDAAKLISAQAAKAGIRVNARTVSEAEYWSQVANGQFQLALYGLTQSLVADPYSNYDQYFATPATAEVGQTPEKGQNYARYTNPVVDAAVVQAGSTLDEATKKTAYTTIQTEIARDLPYIPVVLNASQSFFNTSDFTGWPTTDDMYAAPLPYLSTASAVVLTHLRPAKK; this is encoded by the coding sequence ATGCTCGACAACCGCTGGAGGAAGACCCTTCCTCTCGTCGCCGGCGCCGCCGCGCTCGCGCTCGCGCTCGGCGGATGCGCCCCCGCCGGCGACAGCCCGTCCGAAGATCGACCCCTGCGCATCTGGTCGGGGTCGATGACCCCCATCGCGAACAACTTCAACCCGTTCGCGGTCGACACGGCCACGCACATGACGTACGGCGCGATCTACGAGCCGCTGTTCTTCTTCAACCAACTGTCCGCAGACGACCCCGTCGGCCTCATCGGGGACTCCTACGAGTTCAACGCCGACGGCACAGTGCTCACCATCAAGATCAAGCCCGACCTGAAATGGAGCGACGACAAAGACCTCACCGCCGAGGACGTCGCGTTCAGCCTCGGGTACGCGTCCAACCTCGACCCCGACATGGTGTCGGCCGACGCGACAGACGCGACGACCGTCGTGGTCACGTACAAGACCCCGAAGTTCACGTCCACGTCGATGATCCTCGGCTCCACATGGATCATCCCCGAGCACATCTGGGCCGACATCACCGACGTCCTCGCAGAGACCAACCCGAACCCGATCGGCTCGGGCCCGTACAAGCTCAAGGCATTCACGGAGGCGGCGTACACGCTCGAGGCGAACCCGCTGTTCCGCGAGGGCGAACCCGATGTCAAAGAGGTGCAGGACGTTGGCATCGACTCGAATCAGTCGTCCGAGGATCTGTTGAAGACGGGCAAGCTCGACTGGGTGGGGCAGTTCGTCGCGAATCCTGACGGGATCACCTCGAACGGGCACATCAGCACGATGAATCAGCAGCAGGACCCGACGGTGATCACGACGTGCGCCGACGTCTCCCTCGGCTGCGAGGGCGCGCAGACCGACCTCGCAGTGCGGCAGGCGCTGAACGTCGCGATCGACCGCGGCGCCATCACCGACAAGGCGTTCGCGGGCCTCTCCGGAGTCGCCTCGCCGAGCTTCGCCCTGCTGCCTCGCGACGAGAAGTGGCTCGGCGATGCCGAGCTCGCCGAGAGTCCGCAGGAGGCGGATGCCGCTGCTGCGGCAGAGATCCTCGAGGCTGCGGGCTACACGAAGGACGATGATGGGTTCTACGGCAAGGGCGGGACGCCGATCGAACTCGATCTCTTCTCGCCGGACGGGTGGACGGACTACAACGACGCAGCCAAGCTGATCAGCGCTCAGGCGGCGAAAGCGGGCATCCGTGTCAACGCGCGCACGGTCTCCGAAGCCGAGTACTGGAGCCAGGTCGCGAACGGCCAGTTCCAGCTCGCGCTGTACGGTCTGACGCAGTCGCTCGTGGCCGATCCCTACTCGAACTACGACCAGTACTTCGCCACACCCGCCACCGCCGAGGTCGGACAGACCCCCGAGAAGGGCCAGAACTACGCCCGATACACGAACCCGGTCGTCGATGCCGCGGTCGTCCAGGCCGGCAGCACCCTCGACGAGGCCACGAAGAAGACCGCCTACACGACGATCCAGACGGAGATCGCGCGCGACCTTCCGTACATCCCGGTGGTGCTGAACGCCTCGCAGTCGTTCTTCAACACCTCGGACTTCACCGGGTGGCCGACCACCGACGACATGTACGCGGCGCCGCTGCCGTATCTGTCCACGGCATCCGCCGTCGTCCTGACGCACCTGCGTCCGGCGAAGAAGTAG
- a CDS encoding ABC transporter ATP-binding protein, which translates to MSVPEAVLTARNVSIEYEVDPPVQAVRDVSLTLNRGEILGLAGESGCGKTTLAYGMNRLLKAPALMTSGSITFHDRSGTDIDVVGLDGEGLRAFRWDKISMVFQGAMNSLNPVIDVRAQIFDIFDTHRRGMSRRDKQARAEELLTLVGVDPARLSSFPHELSGGMRQRMMIAMALALDPQVMIMDEPTTALDVVVQRGIIREIMRLRERLGFAVIFITHDLPMLIEISDRIAVMLQGQIVEEGTAEEIYRSPQHEYTKRLLSSFPSLTGARGDFVRTGASQEGVR; encoded by the coding sequence ATGAGCGTTCCCGAGGCCGTTCTGACGGCGCGGAATGTATCGATCGAATACGAGGTGGATCCGCCTGTGCAGGCCGTGCGAGACGTCTCGCTGACGTTGAATCGCGGTGAGATCCTCGGACTCGCAGGAGAGTCCGGGTGCGGGAAGACGACGCTCGCCTATGGCATGAACCGCCTTCTCAAGGCGCCGGCGCTCATGACGAGCGGGTCGATCACCTTCCACGACCGCTCAGGGACCGACATCGACGTCGTGGGTCTCGACGGAGAGGGTCTGCGGGCGTTCCGGTGGGACAAGATCTCGATGGTGTTCCAGGGGGCGATGAACTCGTTGAACCCCGTGATCGACGTGCGGGCGCAGATCTTCGACATCTTCGACACGCATCGTCGGGGGATGTCGCGGCGGGACAAGCAGGCGAGAGCGGAGGAGCTGCTCACGCTCGTCGGGGTCGACCCTGCTCGATTGTCGTCGTTTCCCCATGAACTCTCCGGTGGCATGCGGCAGCGCATGATGATCGCGATGGCGTTGGCGTTGGATCCGCAGGTGATGATCATGGACGAGCCGACGACCGCGCTGGATGTCGTGGTGCAGCGTGGAATCATCCGAGAGATCATGCGGCTGCGGGAGCGGCTGGGATTCGCGGTGATCTTCATCACGCACGATCTGCCGATGCTGATCGAGATCAGCGACCGGATCGCGGTGATGCTGCAGGGGCAGATCGTCGAGGAGGGCACGGCGGAGGAGATCTACCGGTCTCCGCAGCACGAGTACACGAAGCGGTTGCTCTCGAGCTTCCCGTCCCTGACAGGTGCGCGGGGCGACTTCGTGCGTACGGGTGCGAGCCAGGAGGGCGTTCGATGA
- a CDS encoding ABC transporter permease, which produces MADLLTAPADTTQALAVSRARRTLPPLSGKLITGIVMIAAIVVFGLVGPLLTLDPRDAGFDPLLPPSLAHPLGTTKLGYDVLAQVAVGTQGSLFVGAVAGVVALLLALIFGVLAGYFGGALDEILMLLTNIMLVIPGLPLVMVIAAYVQHTEGLGALARSSLLVALVLGITGWAGSAVVLRGTARSLRTRDYVAASVVAGERPMRVIFVEILPNLVPLLAAQLIFGVIFAVLGEAGLSYLGLGPTGSITLGTVLNDAQTGQAVGSGAWWWFVPPGAIIALIGTGLSLINFAIDEIVNPKLRLAPAAARRQRRARRSGRGIGGEEAIA; this is translated from the coding sequence ATGGCTGATCTCCTCACGGCGCCTGCCGACACCACGCAAGCGTTGGCGGTGTCACGAGCCCGGCGGACCCTTCCCCCTCTGTCGGGCAAGCTGATCACCGGCATCGTCATGATCGCGGCGATCGTGGTGTTCGGTCTCGTGGGCCCGCTGCTCACGCTCGATCCGCGGGACGCGGGCTTCGACCCGCTGCTGCCGCCGAGCCTCGCGCACCCTTTGGGCACGACGAAGCTCGGCTACGACGTGCTCGCCCAGGTCGCTGTCGGCACGCAGGGGTCGTTGTTCGTCGGCGCGGTCGCCGGTGTCGTCGCGCTGCTGCTGGCCCTGATCTTCGGTGTGCTCGCCGGGTACTTCGGAGGAGCTCTCGACGAGATCCTGATGCTGCTGACGAACATCATGCTCGTGATCCCCGGTCTGCCGCTCGTCATGGTCATCGCGGCCTACGTGCAGCACACCGAAGGGCTCGGAGCGCTGGCTCGCAGTTCGCTGCTCGTCGCGCTCGTGCTCGGGATCACCGGATGGGCAGGGTCGGCGGTCGTGCTTCGGGGCACGGCCCGCTCGTTGCGGACACGCGACTACGTCGCCGCCTCCGTGGTCGCTGGGGAGCGGCCGATGCGGGTGATCTTCGTCGAGATCCTGCCCAATCTCGTGCCGCTGCTGGCGGCCCAGCTCATCTTCGGCGTCATCTTCGCGGTGCTGGGGGAGGCCGGTCTTTCCTATCTCGGTCTGGGGCCGACGGGATCGATCACGCTGGGGACCGTGCTCAACGATGCGCAGACGGGCCAGGCCGTCGGCAGCGGCGCGTGGTGGTGGTTCGTGCCGCCGGGCGCGATCATCGCTCTGATCGGCACGGGGTTGTCTCTCATCAACTTCGCGATCGACGAGATCGTGAATCCGAAGCTCCGGCTGGCGCCCGCCGCGGCCCGCCGCCAGCGCCGTGCCCGTCGCTCCGGGCGAGGCATCGGCGGAGAGGAGGCCATCGCATGA
- a CDS encoding ABC transporter ATP-binding protein: MSMKTAAGTSPALEARNLVKDFHLRSGFRTTALHAVKDVSFTVASGKTVALVGESGSGKSTIARMLMKLETPTSGQILLDGKATGRRGRELAAYRSEVQMVFQDPFASLNPFHTIVHHLERPIRIHHPRLTGAQVRERALELLERVRLSPAESFADRRPHELSGGQRQRVAIARALAPGARFIVADEPVSMLDVSIRLGVLNLLADLQREENLGVLYITHDLATARHFSDEIMVLYKGDVVERGPADEVILNPQHDYTRTLLAAAPEPENLGRLRDEVRAELGGL; this comes from the coding sequence ATGAGCATGAAGACGGCAGCAGGGACATCACCGGCCTTGGAGGCGCGGAACCTCGTCAAGGACTTCCATCTGCGCTCCGGCTTCCGCACCACAGCGCTGCACGCGGTCAAGGACGTGTCGTTCACTGTGGCGTCGGGGAAGACGGTCGCGCTGGTGGGGGAGTCGGGCTCGGGGAAGTCGACGATCGCGCGGATGCTGATGAAGCTGGAGACGCCGACATCGGGGCAGATCCTGCTGGACGGGAAGGCGACGGGCAGACGAGGGCGAGAGCTGGCCGCGTATCGATCCGAGGTGCAGATGGTGTTCCAGGATCCGTTCGCGTCCCTCAACCCGTTCCACACGATCGTTCACCATCTGGAGCGTCCGATCCGCATCCACCATCCGCGGCTGACGGGAGCTCAGGTCCGCGAGCGGGCTCTCGAACTCCTCGAGCGGGTGCGCCTCTCCCCGGCCGAGTCGTTCGCGGATCGACGACCGCACGAGCTGTCGGGCGGGCAGCGGCAGAGGGTGGCGATCGCGAGGGCGCTCGCCCCGGGGGCGCGATTCATCGTGGCCGACGAGCCCGTGTCGATGCTGGACGTGTCGATCCGGCTCGGAGTGCTGAATCTGCTCGCCGATCTTCAGCGGGAAGAGAACCTCGGCGTCCTGTACATCACCCATGATCTTGCGACCGCCCGCCACTTCAGCGACGAGATCATGGTGCTCTACAAAGGCGACGTCGTCGAGCGGGGCCCCGCGGACGAGGTCATCCTGAACCCTCAGCACGACTACACGAGGACCCTTCTCGCCGCTGCACCCGAACCCGAGAATCTCGGACGTCTGCGCGACGAGGTCCGCGCCGAACTCGGCGGCCTCTGA
- a CDS encoding ROK family transcriptional regulator — MSQIDPGTSSWLRLRNDREALRLFLEHGALTRSRLGELSGMSKPTATQMIARLERAELLHPVGEVAGSRGPSAVSWGVRDDQVTGVAVNMLDDGIQAVLVDALGAEHPTVEVPTHGEHRSPERDVGRAIQAACTASRVDRRTVETVVVGLQAAVSGDADTLSLTDSLPGWPSSGSRARIETGLGVSAMLENDVNLATMAERSFGVAQEAGSFALLWIGVGLGIGIDLDGVIHRGAHGGAGEIGYLTVSAGPGEPGAVTTSLLGSAFVSELAGAPRYPAGLAALADDDGALRTIAERISVTIEPVLAVLDPQLVVLGGPTSLAGGGRLAELVAARTRSDERPMPEVRLSSTGDSAVLAGARSRVVEQIRTRLEDRIPTQ, encoded by the coding sequence ATGTCGCAGATCGACCCCGGGACATCGTCGTGGCTGCGCCTGCGCAACGACCGCGAGGCGCTGCGGCTGTTCCTCGAGCACGGCGCTCTCACCCGCAGCCGCCTCGGCGAGCTGTCGGGGATGTCGAAGCCGACCGCGACCCAGATGATCGCACGGCTCGAGCGCGCCGAACTGCTCCACCCCGTCGGCGAGGTCGCCGGCAGCCGCGGTCCCAGCGCGGTGAGCTGGGGCGTTCGCGACGACCAGGTCACCGGAGTCGCCGTGAACATGCTCGACGACGGCATCCAAGCGGTCCTCGTCGATGCGCTCGGTGCCGAGCATCCGACCGTGGAAGTGCCCACGCACGGCGAGCATCGTTCGCCCGAACGAGACGTCGGACGCGCGATCCAGGCCGCCTGCACCGCGTCGCGCGTGGACCGTCGCACCGTCGAGACGGTCGTCGTCGGACTCCAGGCCGCCGTCAGCGGCGACGCCGACACGCTCTCGCTCACGGACTCGCTGCCCGGCTGGCCCTCTTCCGGTTCCCGAGCTCGGATCGAGACCGGACTCGGCGTCTCTGCGATGCTCGAGAACGACGTCAATCTCGCGACGATGGCTGAGCGTTCGTTCGGCGTCGCCCAGGAGGCCGGCAGCTTCGCACTCCTGTGGATCGGCGTGGGTCTCGGTATCGGCATCGATCTCGACGGCGTCATCCACCGCGGAGCCCATGGCGGAGCGGGCGAGATCGGCTATCTGACCGTCTCGGCAGGCCCTGGTGAACCGGGGGCGGTGACGACGTCCCTGCTCGGCTCCGCGTTCGTGTCGGAGCTGGCGGGTGCTCCCCGGTATCCGGCGGGGTTGGCCGCGCTCGCCGACGACGACGGCGCACTGCGAACGATCGCCGAGCGGATCTCCGTGACGATCGAGCCCGTGCTCGCGGTGCTCGACCCCCAGCTGGTCGTGCTGGGCGGTCCCACCTCGCTGGCAGGCGGCGGGCGTCTGGCGGAACTCGTCGCGGCGCGCACGCGCAGCGACGAGCGCCCGATGCCGGAGGTCCGCCTCAGCAGCACCGGCGACAGCGCCGTGCTCGCCGGCGCGCGCAGTCGCGTCGTCGAGCAGATCCGCACCCGCCTCGAAGACCGAATCCCCACGCAGTGA